A region of Deltaproteobacteria bacterium DNA encodes the following proteins:
- a CDS encoding phosphatidylserine decarboxylase family protein: MTSYEVINAPTEGRTIIGVASEGLKPAGLFAAGAVVLFAFGAAAAGIFFLAGSVAILLFFRDPERKAHARPGEVFSPADGRVVAVGPVGEERYLRGSALRVSVFMSLFNVHINRIPFPGRVLEVRHVPGGFRMAHLDDASLQNERTEILMEDPSGRRILMVQVAGLVARRIICRLVSGDRVETGRRFGLICFGSRVDLYLPPETVPAVKPGDRVRAGLSVVGRLEPNG, translated from the coding sequence ATGACTTCTTACGAAGTCATCAACGCGCCCACAGAGGGGCGCACCATCATCGGGGTCGCTTCGGAAGGCCTGAAGCCGGCCGGTCTGTTCGCGGCCGGAGCAGTGGTTCTTTTCGCCTTCGGGGCTGCGGCCGCGGGGATCTTTTTCCTGGCTGGATCCGTCGCCATCCTGCTCTTCTTCCGGGACCCCGAAAGGAAGGCACATGCACGGCCCGGCGAGGTTTTTTCCCCGGCTGACGGCCGTGTCGTAGCAGTGGGACCGGTGGGGGAAGAGAGATACCTGCGAGGATCCGCTCTGAGGGTCAGCGTTTTTATGAGCCTCTTTAATGTTCACATCAACAGAATCCCTTTCCCGGGCCGCGTGCTGGAGGTCAGACACGTCCCGGGCGGTTTCAGGATGGCCCACCTCGATGATGCGAGTCTCCAGAACGAGCGGACGGAGATACTCATGGAAGACCCCTCCGGACGCAGGATCTTAATGGTCCAGGTGGCGGGACTGGTGGCGCGCCGTATTATCTGCCGCCTCGTTTCCGGGGACCGTGTTGAGACAGGGCGCCGTTTCGGGCTTATCTGTTTCGGATCAAGGGTCGATCTTTATCTTCCACCGGAGACTGTGCCCGCCGTTAAACCGGGGGACCGGGTTCGGGCGGGTTTGTCGGTTGTGGGAAGGCTGGAACCCAATGGGTGA
- the ilvN gene encoding acetolactate synthase small subunit — MKHTISVTVENKFGVLSRVAGLFSGRGFNIESLSVGETLDPTISRMTIVSRGDERIIEQVIKQLRKLVDVIKVTDLTGTSFVDRELLMVKVNATEKTKAEILRINVIFRGRIVDISHHSYTFEITGDQGKIDAFINLIKPFGVKEIMRTGKVAIAREMHTE; from the coding sequence ATGAAACATACTATTTCCGTTACCGTAGAGAACAAATTCGGTGTCCTGTCACGGGTCGCAGGCCTCTTTTCAGGAAGGGGATTCAACATCGAGAGCCTGAGTGTCGGTGAGACCCTCGATCCGACCATCTCACGTATGACCATCGTCAGCCGTGGGGATGAGCGGATTATCGAACAGGTAATAAAACAGTTAAGGAAGCTCGTAGATGTCATCAAGGTGACCGACCTGACCGGCACGTCTTTCGTTGACAGGGAGTTACTCATGGTCAAGGTCAACGCCACCGAGAAGACCAAGGCGGAGATACTGAGGATCAATGTTATTTTCCGGGGGAGAATCGTTGATATTTCCCATCACAGCTACACATTCGAAATTACCGGTGATCAGGGGAAGATCGATGCGTTTATCAATTTGATCAAACCCTTCGGAGTCAAGGAAATCATGCGCACCGGCAAAGTGGCCATCGCGCGGGAAATGCACACTGAATAG
- the ilvC gene encoding ketol-acid reductoisomerase: MNVIMDKDIKGNRLKGVKVAIIGYGSQGHAHALNLHESGVDVKVGLLESSKSRKKATKAGLSVASIEEAAGWADLIMVLVPDEIQKSVYENYIAPHAGKNSTLAFAHGFSIHFGQIMPAASMDVIMIAPKGPGHLVRQEYSHGRGVPCLVAVHQDVSGKARETALAYAGAIGAGRVGILETNFREETETDLFGEQAVLCGGATSLVLAGFETLVEAGYAPEMAYFECLHELKLIVDLMYQGGISNMRYSISNTAEYGDLTRGGRIVDEDVKDEMRYILEEIQSGEFAKEWILENQAGRPVFNALKRQGAEHPIEEVGRRLRALMPWLKEEAAVKD; encoded by the coding sequence ATGAACGTGATTATGGACAAAGATATCAAGGGCAACAGACTCAAAGGCGTGAAGGTGGCCATCATCGGGTACGGCAGCCAGGGACATGCCCATGCGCTTAACCTGCATGAGAGTGGAGTGGATGTTAAAGTCGGCCTTCTGGAGAGCAGTAAAAGCAGGAAAAAAGCGACCAAGGCAGGCCTTTCCGTGGCGTCCATTGAGGAGGCGGCAGGCTGGGCGGACCTGATCATGGTGTTGGTCCCGGATGAGATACAAAAATCCGTCTATGAAAATTACATCGCACCCCACGCCGGGAAGAACAGCACCCTGGCGTTTGCCCACGGCTTCTCGATCCATTTCGGGCAGATCATGCCGGCCGCCTCCATGGATGTGATCATGATCGCTCCCAAGGGCCCCGGGCATCTGGTTCGCCAGGAGTATTCCCATGGGAGAGGTGTCCCCTGTCTCGTAGCCGTCCATCAGGATGTAAGCGGCAAGGCGAGGGAAACGGCTTTAGCGTATGCCGGCGCCATCGGCGCAGGACGGGTCGGGATATTGGAGACCAACTTCCGGGAAGAGACCGAGACCGACCTCTTCGGCGAGCAGGCCGTCCTTTGCGGCGGCGCGACCAGCCTGGTGTTGGCCGGGTTCGAAACCCTCGTCGAAGCGGGATATGCCCCTGAGATGGCCTACTTCGAGTGTCTTCACGAGCTCAAGCTCATTGTTGACCTCATGTACCAGGGTGGGATTTCCAACATGCGTTACTCCATCAGCAATACCGCCGAGTACGGAGACCTGACTCGGGGTGGGCGCATCGTCGACGAGGATGTCAAGGATGAGATGAGGTATATCCTCGAGGAGATACAGAGTGGTGAATTCGCCAAGGAGTGGATTCTCGAAAACCAGGCCGGGCGTCCGGTGTTTAACGCACTGAAAAGACAGGGCGCCGAGCACCCCATAGAAGAGGTGGGCCGACGGCTGCGCGCTTTGATGCCCTGGCTGAAGGAGGAAGCCGCGGTCAAGGATTGA